TGTTATCGCAGCAGTAGTTTTCCCTATTTATTATGCCCAAACTATTGTAGGAAATGAAGATGGTTATGGTGACCTTTGGTGGGGGCGAGCAATCTCAATAAGCATGGGAATAGTTGCATTCACCGCTCCTTTATTGGGAGGTATTGCAGATTATAGAGGCTTGAGAAAAAAATTTCTCTTTATTTATACAATTATAAGTGTATGTGCTATTGCAAGCCTGCCTGTAGTTGAGAAGGGAATGATATTTGAGGGTTTTTTGCTTATTGTCGTTGCCAATGTTGGTATGGAGGGAGGGCTTGTATTTTATAATTCCTTTCTTCCGAGAATAGCTCCTTTAGAATATCAGGGCAGGATTTCTGCCTGGGGATACATGATAGGTTACGTTGGCTCTATTATTTCCTTGTTATTGGCATTGCCACTGGTAAAATCCGGAAGATATGATGCTGCATGGCTCATGGTTGCAATTTTCTTTTTCATATTTTCACTGCCTGCTTTCTTTTTTTTACCTCAAGATAAAAAAGGCCAGATACCATTAATACATGCAGGTTTAAAAGGCATGAAACATACATTGATTATTTTAAGAGAAATTTTTGCCAAGAAGGAACTCAGAAAATATCTAATATCCTTCTTTATTTATGAGGATGGGGTAAATACTGTAATAGTTTTTTCAAGTATCTTCGCTGCAACTACTTTTGGATTTACACCGCAGGAATTGATTGCCCTTTTTCTTGTTGTTCAGACTACAGCTTTTTGGGGTTCACTCTTATTAGCAAAACCAATAGACTTTTGGGGTCCCAAAAAAGTGGTTATCATATCACTGCTTATGTGGACATCTGTTTCGATTTTCGCCTTTTTTGCACATACAAAAACAGAATTCTGGATAATTGCTATTGTTGCAGGGTTTGGACTCGGTACAGTTCAAGCCGCCTCACGTGCATTATATTCACAATTCATCCCTGAAGGAAAAGAAGCAGAATATTTTGGTGTATATTCAATGGCAGGAAAATCATCTGCAGTTCTTGGGCCTCTTATCTTTGGATATCTTTCAACTACATTCGGGAATCAAAGACCAGCAATTATTTCTGTAGCAGTATTCTTTATTGTAGGTTTAGTGATTCTGTCTTTTGTTAGTGGAGGTGGACCAAACATTAAAAAGTAAAATGAAGAAAAACCTTGGACAGCATTTTTTATACAACCGTCAAATAGTCCAACAGATTGTCAAAACAGCAGAACTTGAACCTGATGATCTTGTGATTGAGATTGGGCCGGGACTGGGTATTATGACAACGATGCTTGCAGAGATAGTGAAAAAAGTCATAGCTATAGAACTTGATCATACTTTATTCAACAGATTACAAACTACATTCGCTTCATACAAAAACATAGAACTGATTCATGGAGATGCAATGAAATATCCTTATGAATTTCTTCCATATTTCAAGGTTGTTGCAAATATACCTTATTATATTACTACACCAATTATTTTCAGGTTGCTTGAAGCAAAAAAGCATCTGAAATCCATGACACTCACCGTTCAAAAGGAAGTCGCAGAAAGGATAATTGCAAAGCCCGGAGGTAAAGCTTATGGTGTTCTTACGATTATGGTTCAATATCACGGGCATTCAACTTTGAAATTCTTGATTCCCAAAAAGGCTTTCAGACCTGTCCCAGAGGTAGATTCTGCAGTTGTCCATATCAGAATACTTGAAAAACCTCCTGTTGATGTAAAAGACAACAATCTTTTTTTTAGAATTATTAAGACAGCTTTTTCTCAAAGAAGAAAAATGCTTTCTAATTCTTTAAAAAGTATATGCCCCGACACAAAAGAATGGTTAAAAAGGATATCTATTGATCCTGAAAGAAGACCTGAAACTCTGAGCATAGAAGAGTTTGCATTACTTGCAAATAGCCTATAACCAAAAAAATACAATTGAATAATGCAGATGTTGTGAGAAAATTTATTTTTCGATTCCTTAGTGTTCCTTCAACTAATGGGTTTACTAAAATTTTTATCCATAAAACAATTAAAATAAATCCGATAATTCATCGAATTAAAGAAATTTTTGAGCAATGTCTGCATTATTCAGGATAATCAACATCAATGCATATATTTGGACAAAAATTTATTACTGCTTTAATAACTTTTCAATTTCCTCTGCTGGGAAAGGTTTACTCAAATAATATCCCTGCCCCATATCACATCTGAGAAGCCTCAAGATATTCAACTGCTCTTCTGTCTCAATGCCTTCAGCTATGGTTTTTAAATTCAACGTATGTGCCATGTTAATGATAGCTATTACTATGGAAGCTGAATCAGGATCTTTTACCATATCTCTAATGAAAGTTGTATCAATCTTCAGATTGTCAATAGGGAATCTCTTCAAATGAGCCAGTGATGAATAACCAGTTCCGAAGTCATCAATAGATATTGAAACCCCTATATCCTTGAGTTTCCTAAGGACGGAGCTTGTATATTCTATATCCTGCATAAAGGCGCTTTCTGTTATTTCAATGGTAAGGAGTGATGGGTAATACCCATATTCTCTAATTATACTATTAAACATATCCACCAGATTCTTCCGCTTGAATTGAACTAACGAGAGGTTCACAGAGACCGGTAGTACAGGATATTCTTTATTCTGCCATTCCTTAACTTGTCTGATTGCCGTCCTTAATATCCATTCCCCAACATCTATAATCATTCCTGTATCTTCAAGCACTGAGATAAAC
Above is a window of Nitrospirota bacterium DNA encoding:
- a CDS encoding MFS transporter, encoding MITLNKKRIISWVLFDFANSSYSAVIAAVVFPIYYAQTIVGNEDGYGDLWWGRAISISMGIVAFTAPLLGGIADYRGLRKKFLFIYTIISVCAIASLPVVEKGMIFEGFLLIVVANVGMEGGLVFYNSFLPRIAPLEYQGRISAWGYMIGYVGSIISLLLALPLVKSGRYDAAWLMVAIFFFIFSLPAFFFLPQDKKGQIPLIHAGLKGMKHTLIILREIFAKKELRKYLISFFIYEDGVNTVIVFSSIFAATTFGFTPQELIALFLVVQTTAFWGSLLLAKPIDFWGPKKVVIISLLMWTSVSIFAFFAHTKTEFWIIAIVAGFGLGTVQAASRALYSQFIPEGKEAEYFGVYSMAGKSSAVLGPLIFGYLSTTFGNQRPAIISVAVFFIVGLVILSFVSGGGPNIKK
- the rsmA gene encoding ribosomal RNA small subunit methyltransferase A; this translates as MKKNLGQHFLYNRQIVQQIVKTAELEPDDLVIEIGPGLGIMTTMLAEIVKKVIAIELDHTLFNRLQTTFASYKNIELIHGDAMKYPYEFLPYFKVVANIPYYITTPIIFRLLEAKKHLKSMTLTVQKEVAERIIAKPGGKAYGVLTIMVQYHGHSTLKFLIPKKAFRPVPEVDSAVVHIRILEKPPVDVKDNNLFFRIIKTAFSQRRKMLSNSLKSICPDTKEWLKRISIDPERRPETLSIEEFALLANSL